In a genomic window of Cytobacillus sp. FSL H8-0458:
- a CDS encoding IscS subfamily cysteine desulfurase, producing the protein MNDLIRKRKQVGSIKYFDYAASCPLDREAANAYIKASTEYFGNSSSLHDTGSAAEGLLENCRRELAGILGVKSEGIYFTSGGTESNFLAIAALLSASEKSGKHVITGIAEHSSIHSVLEKLHIEKGYEITKIPFGEDGRIDLKKLSSAVRDDTVLVTIQHGNSEIGTLQPLLEISGLCRERQILLHSDCVHSFGKSDLKEVARLADSLSFSAHKFYGPKGVGGVYLKPGMRWSSFLPGISHEKGFRPGTVNLPGVVGMTVAAQKAYVNLNKHNSHFQMLREVLLKELEPAQEKFVIYDFTGSHQLPSTLGLRLKGVEGQYIMLECNRLGFAISTGSACSTGLQTVSKTMEALGVADKKGKEFIRISFGWNTSAEDAKALGEKLAIMARELVLL; encoded by the coding sequence TTGAACGATTTAATTAGAAAGCGAAAGCAGGTGGGGAGCATTAAATATTTCGATTATGCAGCATCTTGTCCGCTCGACAGAGAAGCGGCAAATGCCTATATAAAAGCCTCAACTGAATACTTTGGCAATTCGAGCAGCCTTCATGATACCGGGAGCGCAGCAGAAGGGCTCCTTGAAAATTGCAGGAGGGAATTGGCTGGAATTTTAGGCGTTAAGAGTGAAGGAATCTATTTTACCAGCGGAGGTACGGAAAGCAATTTTCTTGCAATAGCAGCGTTGCTGTCTGCTTCTGAAAAATCAGGTAAACATGTCATAACGGGAATCGCTGAACATTCATCCATTCATAGTGTTTTAGAGAAATTACACATTGAGAAAGGCTATGAAATCACAAAAATTCCTTTTGGTGAAGATGGCCGTATAGACCTGAAAAAATTAAGTTCCGCCGTCAGGGATGATACCGTCTTAGTTACCATACAGCACGGCAATTCTGAAATCGGCACATTGCAGCCTCTCCTTGAGATCAGCGGCCTTTGCAGGGAAAGGCAAATATTGCTGCATAGTGATTGTGTCCATTCTTTTGGCAAATCAGATTTAAAAGAGGTCGCCCGCTTAGCTGATAGCCTGTCCTTTTCTGCACATAAATTTTATGGGCCAAAAGGGGTCGGAGGAGTTTACTTAAAACCAGGCATGCGGTGGAGCTCATTCTTACCCGGAATTTCACATGAAAAGGGATTCAGGCCAGGCACCGTAAATCTTCCGGGAGTTGTTGGGATGACAGTCGCTGCACAGAAAGCTTATGTAAATTTAAACAAGCATAACAGCCATTTCCAAATGCTGCGAGAAGTACTGCTGAAGGAACTTGAACCTGCACAGGAGAAATTCGTAATATACGATTTTACAGGCTCTCACCAGCTTCCTTCTACATTGGGGCTTCGGCTAAAAGGAGTGGAAGGACAATATATCATGCTCGAATGCAATAGGCTCGGATTTGCCATATCAACAGGAAGTGCATGCAGCACAGGCTTGCAAACTGTTTCTAAAACGATGGAGGCACTGGGAGTTGCAGATAAAAAAGGCAAAGAATTTATCAGGATTTCTTTCGGATGGAATACATCTGCTGAGGATGCAAAGGCATTGGGGGAAAAGCTGGCTATCATGGCCCGTGAACTCGTACTGCTCTAA
- the nadB gene encoding L-aspartate oxidase yields MNADVLIIGSGVAALQLAKKLRQDLNVIILTKSTVKNGNSYMAQGGIAAALGKNDHPSKHYMDTLEAGRFHNDSDAVLSLTSEAPSLIKELNQEGCLFDIDSDGSLALGREGAHSENRIVHGGGDSTGKTVIDFMLLKQNPNVRILEDILVFQLLINEKDGRCMGLKGKDSAGAIHRFFSSHVVLATGGCGQLYEYTSNAATVTGDGIALAYRAGAEIADMEFIQFHPTLLYKDGKALGLISEAVRGEGGRLITEDGSLVMEGLHPQGDLAPRHIVSQAIYHSLGKGKTVFLDISSIENFKSRFPTITKICEENGVNLDLGKIPVSPGSHFLMGGIKTDLIGRTSIPGLYAIGEAACTGIHGANRLASNSLLEGLYCGKRLADWLNEQPYSEPAEEQQIHNLELRWPFKEDLPSIEEIKMNMMNNAGIIKTKEGLFAQMAWLEGCKIEEWIKADLEHFSIEEITRAFMLIAAYLITDSALRRTESRGGHFRQDYPFESPEWLGKRIIHCRKAERNGENEQIKAAIAT; encoded by the coding sequence ATGAATGCCGACGTTTTAATTATTGGAAGCGGGGTAGCCGCTCTGCAGTTGGCAAAAAAGCTGCGCCAGGACTTAAATGTGATTATTCTCACAAAGTCGACTGTGAAAAATGGAAACTCATATATGGCGCAGGGCGGTATTGCAGCTGCCCTGGGAAAAAATGATCACCCATCAAAACACTACATGGATACACTCGAAGCAGGAAGATTTCATAATGATTCTGATGCAGTGCTGTCCCTGACCAGTGAGGCGCCATCCCTGATAAAAGAGCTGAATCAGGAGGGATGCCTGTTTGATATAGATTCTGATGGATCCCTTGCGTTAGGAAGGGAAGGGGCTCATTCAGAAAATAGAATTGTTCATGGGGGCGGAGACAGCACAGGAAAAACAGTCATCGATTTTATGCTGTTAAAGCAAAATCCTAACGTACGAATCTTAGAAGATATTCTTGTATTCCAATTGCTCATAAATGAAAAAGACGGCAGGTGTATGGGGCTAAAAGGAAAAGATTCTGCTGGTGCCATTCATCGATTCTTTTCCTCTCATGTTGTGCTTGCTACGGGGGGCTGCGGCCAGCTGTATGAATATACCTCCAATGCCGCCACCGTAACAGGAGATGGGATTGCCTTAGCATACAGGGCCGGGGCAGAAATAGCTGATATGGAGTTCATACAATTTCACCCCACACTTCTCTATAAAGACGGCAAAGCACTGGGGCTGATCTCTGAAGCTGTAAGGGGAGAGGGCGGCCGTCTTATTACAGAAGACGGGAGCCTTGTAATGGAAGGTCTTCACCCACAGGGTGATTTAGCGCCTAGACATATAGTGTCACAGGCCATTTATCATTCGCTGGGGAAGGGGAAGACCGTGTTCCTGGATATCTCTTCAATCGAAAACTTTAAATCCCGATTTCCGACCATAACAAAAATATGTGAAGAAAACGGCGTAAATTTAGACCTTGGGAAAATTCCTGTTTCTCCCGGAAGTCACTTTTTAATGGGAGGAATAAAAACTGATTTAATTGGCCGCACCAGCATTCCCGGCCTGTATGCGATTGGTGAAGCTGCCTGCACAGGCATACATGGCGCTAACCGGCTTGCAAGCAATTCCCTGCTGGAAGGGCTGTATTGCGGCAAGAGGCTTGCGGATTGGCTTAATGAACAGCCTTATAGTGAACCTGCTGAAGAACAGCAAATTCATAACCTGGAATTAAGGTGGCCATTTAAAGAAGATTTACCTTCCATTGAAGAAATTAAAATGAACATGATGAACAATGCCGGGATTATCAAAACAAAGGAAGGGCTTTTCGCTCAGATGGCCTGGCTTGAAGGCTGCAAAATTGAAGAATGGATAAAAGCAGATCTTGAACATTTTTCAATAGAGGAAATAACACGGGCTTTTATGCTGATTGCAGCCTATCTAATCACAGATTCTGCATTAAGGCGAACAGAGAGCCGGGGTGGTCATTTCCGGCAGGATTATCCTTTCGAAAGCCCGGAATGGCTTGGAAAAAGGATTATTCACTGCCGAAAAGCTGAAAGGAATGGTGAAAATGAACAAATTAAAGCTGCGATTGCAACTTGA
- the nadC gene encoding carboxylating nicotinate-nucleotide diphosphorylase codes for MNKLKLRLQLEQYFLEDIGDRDLTSELIFGESQTGKVIFLAKDNGIFCGEEIVRSGFKVLNPAAEVNIKVKDGEWIEKGQILAEAAGPVSDLLKGERVILNLLQRMSGIATKTSEAVRVLNSSYTKICDTRKTTPGLRMLEKYAVRSGGGFNHRYGLYDAVMIKDNHISFAGSIAKAVEEVRSKIGHMVKVEVETETKEQVLEAVEAGADVIMFDNRSPEEIKEWIRSVPNGIVTEASGGITLDNLQAYSDTGVDFISLGFLTHSVKSLDISVKVIVE; via the coding sequence ATGAACAAATTAAAGCTGCGATTGCAACTTGAACAATATTTTCTTGAGGACATTGGTGACCGCGACCTGACAAGTGAACTTATTTTTGGAGAGAGCCAGACAGGAAAAGTCATTTTTCTGGCAAAAGACAATGGGATTTTTTGCGGTGAAGAAATAGTCAGGTCAGGATTTAAGGTGCTGAACCCGGCGGCTGAAGTCAATATAAAAGTAAAGGATGGAGAATGGATCGAGAAAGGTCAAATCCTTGCTGAAGCCGCAGGGCCGGTATCGGATTTATTAAAAGGAGAAAGAGTTATTTTGAATCTGCTCCAAAGAATGAGCGGAATAGCCACAAAAACAAGTGAGGCTGTCCGGGTTCTGAACAGTTCATATACAAAAATCTGTGATACAAGAAAAACTACTCCAGGCCTGAGAATGCTTGAAAAATATGCAGTCAGGTCAGGAGGGGGATTTAATCATCGATATGGCCTCTATGATGCAGTCATGATTAAAGACAACCATATTTCTTTTGCCGGTTCAATTGCGAAAGCTGTGGAAGAAGTGCGTTCAAAAATTGGGCATATGGTAAAAGTCGAAGTTGAAACGGAAACAAAAGAACAAGTTCTGGAAGCAGTTGAAGCAGGTGCAGATGTAATCATGTTTGACAACAGGAGTCCGGAAGAGATAAAAGAGTGGATCAGAAGCGTGCCGAATGGGATAGTGACTGAAGCATCCGGAGGAATTACCCTGGATAACCTGCAAGCTTACAGCGATACAGGGGTTGATTTCATTTCCCTCGGCTTTCTTACCCATTCTGTGAAATCACTTGATATAAGCGTGAAGGTTATTGTGGAATAA
- the nadA gene encoding quinolinate synthase NadA: MNIFQTAEKQAKILPEKYRMMTVKELEDRAREIKKRFGNKLFIPGHHYQKDEVIQFADATGDSLKLAQLSQENTEAEYIVFCGVHFMAETADILTSPHQKVILPDMRAGCSMADMADISQTERAWTKLQNMFGDTMLPLTYVNSTAAIKAFVGRYGGATVTSSNAEKMVSWAFEQKPRILFLPDQHLGRNTAYNLGIALEEMAVWNPITDQLEYEGELEDIKVILWKGHCSVHENFTIENVKEVREHYPDMKIIVHPECRREVVELSDMAGSTNYIIDAIEHSEPGSSWAIGTEMNLVKRIIARHQDKKIISLNPHMCPCLTMNRIDLPHLVWSLEAIGEGESQNLIQVEEPTAAYAKLALDRMLERP, encoded by the coding sequence ATGAATATTTTTCAGACAGCAGAAAAACAAGCAAAAATTCTTCCGGAAAAATATCGGATGATGACTGTAAAGGAACTGGAGGATCGGGCACGAGAAATAAAAAAAAGGTTTGGGAATAAGCTGTTCATTCCGGGTCATCATTATCAGAAGGATGAGGTCATCCAATTTGCGGACGCTACAGGTGATTCCCTCAAGCTTGCACAGCTTTCACAGGAGAATACCGAGGCGGAATATATTGTATTTTGCGGAGTGCACTTTATGGCTGAAACGGCGGATATATTAACATCTCCACATCAAAAGGTGATTTTGCCTGATATGCGTGCAGGCTGTTCCATGGCTGATATGGCTGATATCAGCCAAACAGAAAGAGCCTGGACGAAGCTGCAGAATATGTTTGGCGATACTATGCTTCCTCTAACGTATGTAAACTCTACTGCGGCCATAAAGGCTTTTGTTGGCCGTTACGGGGGAGCTACAGTTACTTCATCGAATGCTGAAAAAATGGTGAGCTGGGCCTTTGAGCAGAAGCCGAGAATTCTTTTTCTGCCTGATCAGCATCTTGGAAGAAATACAGCATATAACCTGGGAATAGCTCTTGAAGAAATGGCTGTTTGGAACCCTATTACAGATCAGCTGGAATATGAAGGAGAGCTGGAGGACATAAAAGTGATTCTTTGGAAAGGCCATTGTTCTGTTCATGAAAACTTTACTATTGAAAATGTCAAAGAAGTTCGCGAACATTATCCCGATATGAAAATCATTGTTCATCCCGAATGCAGGAGAGAAGTGGTGGAGCTTTCCGATATGGCCGGGTCAACCAATTACATTATCGATGCAATTGAACACTCAGAGCCTGGATCTTCCTGGGCAATCGGTACAGAGATGAATTTAGTTAAAAGGATTATCGCACGGCATCAGGATAAGAAAATTATCTCACTTAACCCGCATATGTGTCCTTGCCTGACCATGAACCGAATCGATTTGCCGCACCTGGTTTGGTCTCTTGAAGCAATCGGGGAGGGTGAAAGCCAAAATCTGATTCAGGTTGAAGAGCCAACTGCGGCATATGCTAAACTGGCACTTGACAGGATGCTTGAACGTCCATAA
- the safA gene encoding SafA/ExsA family spore coat assembly protein: MKIHIVQKGDTLWKIAKKYGVNFEELKKMNTQLSNPDMIMPGMKIKVPASGGSIKKEAPIGGKPEAKINLGAKKEMPKAEQPFAKEKPITMPKAEAPKEKPLKVAPKKEMPKVTAPKVEIPKEVPKTAPKAEAPKEVPKKPYTPKMPKPIMPEIDINNYYMMNIQQPAPQQKPLPAKEVKPQQQKPLPAKEVKAKEKPVKPAETKPQQKPLPISESKPQPQLPPKPVNILPQVKPYSNQESPESPESESSLYTHQGGQYQPMYPYNPCYPQMPFPQVQGAMMPQMPHQMPQVQGAMMPQMPHQMPQVQGAMMPQMPQMPHQMPQVQGAMMPQMPHQMPQVQGAMMPQMPHQMPQVQGAMMPEHQMPHMGMMAGVESPDYDESSPFMPMAQMPSGVMGAEDMGQQMPHQVQGAMMPQMPHQMPQVQGAMMPQMPHQMPQVQGAMMPQMPHQMPQVQGAMMPQMPHQMPQVQGAMMPQMPHQMPHQMPQVQGAMMPQMPHQMPPGVMGAEDMGMQMPHQMPQVQGMEESPDMSQKPLMPGSVMGASNDCGCGGPQFAPGGYGPGPGFGPGQGYGPGFGYGPGPGFGQGFGPMGGAPFGMPRNIDESSEYDG, from the coding sequence GTGAAAATCCATATCGTACAGAAAGGGGATACTCTTTGGAAGATTGCCAAAAAGTACGGCGTGAATTTTGAAGAGCTGAAAAAGATGAATACACAGCTCAGCAACCCTGATATGATTATGCCCGGTATGAAAATAAAAGTTCCTGCAAGTGGAGGTTCTATAAAAAAAGAAGCTCCTATTGGAGGAAAACCGGAAGCAAAAATAAATTTGGGTGCCAAAAAGGAGATGCCAAAAGCAGAACAGCCTTTTGCCAAAGAGAAACCTATTACCATGCCGAAAGCTGAAGCACCAAAGGAGAAGCCGTTAAAAGTAGCGCCAAAAAAGGAAATGCCAAAAGTAACGGCACCAAAGGTGGAAATTCCAAAAGAAGTGCCTAAAACTGCCCCAAAAGCAGAAGCACCCAAGGAAGTTCCAAAAAAACCTTATACACCAAAAATGCCAAAGCCGATTATGCCGGAAATTGATATAAATAATTATTACATGATGAATATTCAACAGCCGGCACCGCAGCAAAAGCCGCTGCCGGCAAAAGAGGTTAAACCGCAGCAGCAGAAACCTCTGCCTGCTAAAGAGGTTAAAGCAAAGGAAAAACCAGTGAAGCCTGCAGAAACAAAACCACAGCAAAAACCGTTGCCAATTTCAGAATCTAAGCCGCAGCCCCAGCTCCCGCCTAAACCAGTTAATATCCTTCCGCAGGTAAAGCCGTATTCAAATCAAGAAAGCCCTGAATCGCCGGAAAGCGAATCATCTCTTTATACACATCAAGGAGGTCAATATCAGCCGATGTATCCTTATAATCCATGTTACCCGCAAATGCCATTCCCTCAAGTGCAGGGAGCAATGATGCCGCAGATGCCACACCAGATGCCACAGGTACAGGGAGCGATGATGCCGCAGATGCCGCACCAGATGCCACAGGTACAGGGAGCGATGATGCCGCAGATGCCGCAGATGCCGCACCAGATGCCACAGGTACAGGGAGCGATGATGCCGCAGATGCCGCATCAGATGCCACAGGTACAGGGAGCGATGATGCCGCAGATGCCGCACCAGATGCCACAGGTACAGGGAGCAATGATGCCTGAGCATCAAATGCCTCATATGGGTATGATGGCCGGAGTAGAAAGTCCGGATTATGATGAATCTTCGCCGTTTATGCCAATGGCTCAAATGCCATCGGGTGTGATGGGAGCGGAAGATATGGGACAGCAGATGCCACATCAGGTACAGGGAGCGATGATGCCGCAAATGCCGCACCAGATGCCGCAGGTACAGGGAGCGATGATGCCGCAGATGCCACACCAGATGCCACAGGTACAGGGAGCGATGATGCCGCAGATGCCGCACCAGATGCCACAGGTACAGGGAGCGATGATGCCGCAGATGCCGCACCAGATGCCGCAGGTACAGGGAGCGATGATGCCGCAGATGCCGCACCAGATGCCGCACCAGATGCCGCAGGTACAGGGAGCGATGATGCCACAGATGCCGCACCAGATGCCACCGGGTGTGATGGGGGCAGAAGACATGGGAATGCAAATGCCGCATCAGATGCCACAGGTGCAGGGAATGGAAGAATCCCCAGACATGTCTCAAAAGCCATTAATGCCTGGCTCGGTGATGGGAGCTTCCAATGATTGCGGCTGTGGAGGACCGCAATTTGCTCCTGGAGGTTACGGACCAGGACCAGGATTTGGCCCAGGGCAGGGGTATGGTCCGGGATTCGGCTATGGCCCGGGACCAGGGTTCGGTCAGGGCTTTGGCCCAATGGGCGGAGCGCCTTTCGGAATGCCAAGAAACATAGACGAAAGCAGTGAATACGACGGTTAA
- a CDS encoding phosphotransferase yields MNTTVNNGGDDLVQNRLLSYLQDQLPFKIEELKPIRKKVYLLRTQERSYILKGFSSYHRLKLQEAFTSSLMKEGFSKTYIFYELAKEPPLFFDRTYYGCMEYLPPSKEVFTYYLKTDRLEGLELLKRFHVTTERLVGRYQTVVPAYRQADKWRERATLFLNNLPVVRYFVQKEIINELLAWADWSLKGIEDEAWLFQSGKQVILHGDVAHHNFLRAKDQSLYLLDFDLVAIGAPHSDYLQYANRILPYMNWSFEDLRKYPILKSNLEEKGFLHALAFPTDIFREWNRVIRDRSYLDSVKIRPVLDLTVGQFAERQRFIKALKYAANDKNK; encoded by the coding sequence GTGAATACGACGGTTAATAATGGAGGAGACGATTTAGTTCAAAATCGTCTCCTCTCCTATTTGCAGGATCAGCTGCCATTTAAAATTGAAGAATTAAAGCCAATCCGAAAGAAGGTTTATTTACTGAGGACACAGGAAAGATCCTATATACTAAAAGGGTTTTCATCCTATCACCGTCTAAAGCTTCAGGAAGCATTCACCTCTTCATTAATGAAAGAAGGATTTTCCAAAACATATATCTTTTACGAACTTGCCAAGGAACCGCCTTTGTTTTTTGACAGGACTTATTACGGCTGTATGGAGTATTTACCGCCTTCGAAAGAAGTTTTTACTTATTACCTGAAGACAGATCGTTTAGAAGGGCTGGAGCTGCTGAAGAGATTCCACGTTACTACAGAGAGGCTGGTCGGCCGCTATCAAACGGTTGTGCCGGCATATAGGCAAGCGGACAAGTGGAGAGAAAGAGCAACCCTTTTCCTTAATAATCTCCCTGTAGTAAGATATTTTGTCCAAAAAGAAATTATTAATGAGCTATTAGCCTGGGCAGATTGGTCCTTAAAAGGCATTGAAGACGAAGCCTGGCTTTTTCAGTCGGGGAAGCAGGTAATTCTGCACGGTGATGTAGCACATCATAATTTTCTCAGAGCAAAAGATCAATCTTTATATTTGCTCGATTTTGACCTGGTAGCAATAGGGGCTCCTCATTCTGATTATCTGCAGTATGCAAATCGCATCCTTCCTTATATGAATTGGTCCTTTGAAGATCTGAGAAAATACCCCATCTTAAAATCCAATCTTGAAGAAAAGGGCTTTCTTCATGCTTTGGCATTTCCTACTGATATATTCAGGGAATGGAATCGTGTAATAAGGGATAGATCGTATCTTGATTCTGTGAAAATCCGTCCTGTTCTGGACTTAACTGTAGGCCAGTTTGCTGAAAGACAGCGTTTTATTAAAGCTCTTAAATATGCTGCAAATGACAAAAACAAATAA
- a CDS encoding YhcN/YlaJ family sporulation lipoprotein — MHKKLLAVPMAAILSMGLTGCGTNEEAGVERNNEIGQPMGYYSNENHGNRGGNVRVEDGTDNDGPLTEMMDHTLGGEGKSTRYNQVGNNAGRVRNENTGNPTIPIADRDRSFFMKDNRFSHSDANYHGHLDDNTRQAKNSYYQAYEGELAEKIGNVTASVPNVEDVRSVTYGSNVLIAVDLTDYDKEEQTKEAIHEAVEPYLRGRSAKVVTDEGTFSRLRNIDNNLRDGGPREQIDWDLKNLFRREK, encoded by the coding sequence TTGCACAAGAAACTGCTTGCAGTGCCGATGGCTGCCATTTTATCAATGGGATTGACAGGATGCGGAACGAACGAAGAAGCAGGTGTCGAACGGAACAATGAAATTGGTCAGCCCATGGGATATTACTCGAATGAGAATCACGGAAACCGCGGCGGAAATGTCCGGGTGGAAGATGGTACAGATAATGACGGGCCGCTGACAGAAATGATGGATCATACGCTTGGAGGCGAGGGGAAAAGTACCCGTTATAACCAAGTGGGCAATAATGCCGGGAGAGTCCGGAACGAAAATACCGGAAACCCTACTATTCCTATTGCAGACAGAGATCGCAGCTTTTTCATGAAAGATAATCGTTTTAGTCATAGCGATGCAAATTATCACGGGCATCTCGATGATAATACGCGACAAGCTAAAAATTCCTATTATCAGGCTTATGAAGGTGAGCTTGCTGAAAAAATCGGCAACGTTACAGCATCTGTTCCGAATGTTGAAGACGTCAGATCTGTTACGTATGGCAGCAATGTTTTGATTGCTGTAGATCTGACTGATTACGATAAGGAAGAACAAACGAAAGAAGCGATTCATGAAGCTGTTGAGCCATATTTGCGTGGAAGATCTGCAAAGGTGGTAACAGACGAAGGAACATTCAGCCGTTTAAGAAACATTGATAACAATCTTCGTGATGGAGGCCCAAGAGAGCAAATTGATTGGGATTTGAAAAACTTATTCCGCAGGGAAAAATAA
- a CDS encoding intercompartmental signaling factor BofC, protein MRSIWGLLIAGAASFYLFFHPDVFNFLSNSTSLYAMAAEEQIEGPLKMEVILEREYLDGEVSQETIEETIWTLEDFWAKYDQWQLVDMDIDYMVFRREMDDISPLLKANGYFGVTEDGTLTIFNGKPQKTNIIQSFFQIDLGKLESTKCEELKNGIPIVSKDRYVEVLETFKSYTAGEKQAN, encoded by the coding sequence ATGAGATCCATATGGGGCTTGCTAATAGCAGGAGCTGCTTCCTTTTATCTCTTCTTCCATCCGGATGTATTCAATTTTTTATCTAACAGCACATCTCTATATGCTATGGCAGCAGAGGAACAAATTGAAGGTCCGCTTAAGATGGAGGTCATTTTGGAAAGGGAGTATTTGGATGGGGAAGTGAGCCAGGAAACGATAGAGGAAACCATATGGACTCTTGAAGATTTCTGGGCTAAATATGATCAATGGCAGCTTGTTGATATGGATATAGATTATATGGTATTCCGCAGGGAAATGGATGATATTTCACCGTTATTAAAAGCAAATGGGTATTTCGGTGTAACGGAGGACGGAACCCTGACCATTTTCAATGGAAAGCCGCAAAAAACGAATATTATTCAGTCATTCTTTCAAATCGACTTAGGAAAATTAGAAAGCACAAAATGTGAAGAATTAAAAAACGGAATACCTATTGTTTCAAAAGATCGATATGTGGAAGTTCTTGAAACCTTTAAAAGCTATACTGCCGGTGAAAAGCAGGCGAATTGA
- a CDS encoding tyrosine-type recombinase/integrase has translation MEYVDPIKDIKSINKIKEILKKQSQRDLLLFVLGINTGIRVSDLLSLRISDVSDGKEIKEFIYIDDLNNGAESKNSNEQKAYFVNNSVKKELKKYFSQHDFTECDFLFKSKKNNQPITRQQAYRIINSAAKEAGIQGKIGTHTLRKTFGYHAYRKGIAISIIMSIYNHHSSAETLRYLGIERGQKQLIKVDVNL, from the coding sequence GTGGAGTATGTTGATCCTATCAAGGACATCAAAAGTATCAATAAAATTAAAGAGATACTAAAGAAACAATCACAGCGGGACCTATTGCTGTTTGTATTGGGAATAAATACGGGCATTAGAGTCAGTGATCTGCTTTCTTTAAGAATCAGTGATGTTTCAGATGGGAAAGAAATAAAGGAATTTATTTATATTGATGATTTAAACAATGGTGCTGAATCAAAAAATAGCAATGAACAAAAAGCGTATTTTGTAAATAACAGTGTAAAAAAAGAATTAAAAAAATATTTTTCCCAGCATGATTTTACTGAGTGCGATTTTCTTTTCAAATCCAAGAAGAATAACCAGCCAATAACCCGCCAGCAGGCTTATCGGATCATAAATAGTGCTGCAAAGGAAGCGGGAATACAGGGGAAAATCGGAACACACACACTCCGTAAAACCTTTGGTTATCATGCTTACAGAAAAGGGATTGCCATATCGATCATTATGTCCATATATAATCACCACTCCTCAGCTGAAACATTGCGATATTTAGGAATTGAGAGAGGCCAAAAGCAATTAATCAAAGTGGATGTTAATCTCTAG
- a CDS encoding universal stress protein: MKKLKGRMDESILVCVYYGPNGEKLIRRGCQIASMLDCPLYILTIDPKPFDEMDAEKSHYITRWKQLAEHFSADAFILKDNDKRPVSKVITEVAREKGITQIILGQTAQSRWEQIAKGSIINTLLREIPFVDLHIISVSRYLKDQEGQFEKGVRAYLVKDGSNYRVTFKHTKDAEYEGIFFKDQGTDFNNGVFKFMKDQKTLQVIVTEDIISDLTNVDLDDSLNDEDE, encoded by the coding sequence GTGAAGAAACTAAAAGGACGAATGGACGAAAGCATCCTTGTCTGCGTTTATTACGGCCCAAATGGTGAAAAGTTAATTCGCCGCGGATGCCAAATAGCAAGTATGCTAGATTGTCCTTTATATATTTTGACCATTGATCCAAAACCTTTTGATGAAATGGATGCTGAGAAATCACATTACATCACTAGGTGGAAACAATTAGCCGAACACTTTAGTGCTGATGCTTTCATTTTGAAGGATAATGATAAGCGGCCAGTATCAAAAGTTATCACCGAAGTGGCAAGAGAAAAAGGCATTACACAAATAATTCTTGGCCAAACAGCTCAAAGCCGCTGGGAACAAATTGCCAAGGGATCCATCATCAATACACTTCTTCGTGAAATTCCATTTGTGGATCTTCATATCATTTCTGTGTCCCGTTACCTGAAAGATCAGGAGGGGCAGTTTGAAAAAGGCGTCCGAGCATACCTCGTTAAGGATGGAAGCAACTATCGTGTGACATTCAAACATACGAAGGATGCTGAATATGAAGGAATCTTTTTTAAAGATCAGGGCACTGACTTTAATAATGGGGTTTTTAAATTTATGAAAGACCAGAAGACACTTCAAGTCATCGTAACTGAAGACATTATATCTGACTTAACTAATGTTGATTTAGATGATTCCTTGAATGATGAAGATGAATAA